A window from Trichomycterus rosablanca isolate fTriRos1 chromosome 21, fTriRos1.hap1, whole genome shotgun sequence encodes these proteins:
- the tmem161b gene encoding transmembrane protein 161B codes for MGVISVQLVVTMVMACVIQKIIPHYSFARWLLCSGSLRWYQHPTEDELRSLAGKHQKGGKNKKDRKYNGHIDNKPLTVPKDIDLQLETKCIAEVDTLALHYFPEFQWLVDFTVSATVVYLITELYFCVAEPDGEMNISVVWSLLVLAFVIKILFSLMAHYFKLEEGGERSLCITFGFFFFVKAMAILIVTENYLEFGLETGFANFSESAVRFLESQGLESQGPISKLTFKLVLALLCSLIGAFLTFPGLRLAQMHLDALTLNTGKITQTLLHINFLAPLIMILLWVKPITKDYIMNPTLEKESVPLMTEKTYDTLRLWVILLLCALRLAMMRHHLQAYLNLAQKGVEQMKKEAGRISTVDLQKMVTRVFYYLCVIALQYVAPLVMLLHTTLLLKTLGGHSWGIYPEDSLPCIVNEDFQPETAGQAEAPATQTVVQLSVALGGLRTVFTPLLFRGLLSFLTWWISACLFSTSLFGLFYHQYLMAA; via the exons GGTGTGATCAGTGTGCAGCTGGTGGTTACCATGGTAATGGCCTGTGTGATTCAGAAAATTATACCTCACTACTCCTTCGCGAGATGGCTACTTTGCAGTGGCAG CCTGCGCTGGTACCAGCATCCAACAGAAGATGAGTTGAGAAGTCTAGCTGGAAAGCACCAAAAGGGGGGAAAGAACAAAAAAGACAg AAAATACAACGGGCACATAGACAACAAGCCATTAACGGTTCCCAAGGATATTGACCTCCAGCTAGAAACAAAATGTATTGCAGAAGTGGACACACTAG CTTTGCACTACTTCCCAGAGTTTCAGTGGCTGGTGGACTTCACAGTGTCTGCGACAGTGGTGTACCTCATCACAGAGCTGTACTTTTGTGTAGCTGAGCCTGACGGAGAAATGAACATCAGTGTGGTGTGGAGTCTGCTGGTGCTCGCCTTTGTCAT TAAGATTCTGTTCTCCCTCATGGCTCACTACTTCAAGCTAGAGGAAGGTGGTGAgcgatctctctgcatcacctTTGGCTTCTTCTTCTTCGTCAAAGCAATGGCCATCCTCATCGTCACTGAGAACTACCTTGAGTTTGGACTTGAAACGG GTTTCGCAAATTTTTCTGAAAGCGCTGTGCGGTTTCTGGAGAGCCAAGGCCTGGAGTCTCA GGGACCTATATCCAAACTAACCTTTAAGTTGGTCTTGGCTCTGCTCTGCTCTTTGATTGGAGCTTTTCTTACCTTCCCTGGTCTGCGATTGGCCCAGATGCATCTCGATGCCCTTACGCTGAACACTGGCAAAATCACACA GACTTTGCTTCATATCAACTTCTTGGCCCCTTTAATAATGATACTGTTGTGGGTGAAGCCCATAACCAAGGATTACATCATGAATCCCACACTGGAGAAAGAAAGTGTGCCTTT AATGACTGAGAAAACTTATGATACACTACGACTGTGGGTCATTCTGCTGCTGTGTGCGCTGAGGCTGGCCATGATGCGCCACCACCTGCAGGCCTACCTCAACCTGGCGCAGAAGGGTGTGGAGCAGATGAAGAAGGAAGCAGGACGCATCAGCACGGTCGATCTCCAGAAAATG GTCACTCGTGTTTTTTACTACCTGTGTGTTATAGCTCTTCAGTATGTGGCGCCCTTGGTGATGCTGCTGCATACCACTTTGCTGCTAAAAACTTTAG GTGGACATTCCTGGGGCATTTACCCTGAAGACAGCTTACCTTGTATTGTAAATGAGGACTTTCAGCCTGAAACCGCAGGCCAAGCGGAAGCCCCAGCTACCCAAACGGTGGTCCAGCTTTCTGTGGCTTTAGGTGGACTGAGGACTGTTTTCACGCCCTTGCTTTTTCGAGGCCTCCTATCTTTCCTCACCTGGTGGATCTCCGCCTGCTTGTTCTCCACCTCTCTCTTCGGCCTCTTTTACCATCAGTACCTGATGGCCGCGTAG